In one Poecilia reticulata strain Guanapo linkage group LG8, Guppy_female_1.0+MT, whole genome shotgun sequence genomic region, the following are encoded:
- the bptf gene encoding nucleosome-remodeling factor subunit BPTF isoform X1, producing the protein MRGKRGRPPKPLQTDEASPAATRGLRPRRNLKPRFRDSGDEDAESPTREPPKTARKRKATSTRGRGRGRGGGGGRGGRGGRGGRRTAVSKTVVYDDHESDEEDDAVSLRSEEDEFVEEAPQSEEDEALNEESDCLEDDVLDEEEDGASFCTESSFRSQSTHASTPGKKKLRAPRPRTPVLEDKEIPLLELPETSEDLLVPSVELLNISSIYEVLRNFSSVLRLSPFRFEDFCAALVGQEQCTLIAEMHISLLKAILREEDSSNTTFGPADLKDSVNSTLYFIDGMTWPEVLRAYCESDKEFHHVLPYLETDEYPCGSLESKVKVLQFLVDQFLTTNIAREELMSDGSMQYDDHCRVCHRLGDLLCCETCSAVYHLECVKPPLEEVPEDEWQCEVCVAHKVSGVTDCVTEAQKNRPYIRQEPIGYDRHQRKYWFLNRRIVIEEDGECEKKNIWYYSSKAQLEELVEGLDKEYWETDLHATLEEMKEEMHAHMDITEDLTNRARGSNKAYLTAVNEVSAERLKIRREEQEAKKRTAEGKKEAEGGSVNTTELPTQKNKVEDGEPTEDTSSQAATAQPPAEETRVSDSSASQDAAAPNTESLEPNNETAQTENHEDLTQLATKGQTDEQQKSESTCEDAEGDESSSPSRNKSHERPCQLDAPSDGDPLSAPRGLKKVEPPDLADRSSRSSFTSQDGTEDYNERMKKESGAGHEPKNLIQKGNEGSSPTANTSLLTFLKRDLAVNLNNLFKLGQEGKYRVYQNQYSTNTLALNKHQHREDYDKKRHLSHKFSLTTASEFKWNGSIHGARSLTVATLRLTIIQLETNVPGPFMHPNWASHRTNWNKAVQMCSKAREFALALAILECAIKPVVMLPIWKDSLGHTRMHRMTSMERDEKEKVKKREKKLEDEETLQQATWVKYTIPIKHQVWKQKGEEYRVTGYGGWIWVSKTHVPRFVPKLPGNTNVNYRKEMEAKSRKSATASMKTEDLKETEKQVPESAEVKEQEPDSLSQDASVVNGSQPLGNNVEDISVKDEQSKPAGEEKEEEKMDVDKKDEVESSCPSLATAVRETSQAPEEPKTEEIPAKIFYDVVNVSEGFQLRTAYKKKVKPSKLDGLLERRVKQFTLEEKQRLERMRQATLLSKTTAAKPAAGVKMEGTANAKQQLALPSSVKTEEKEENLRGPDPVVKKLDFDEESTNSKADVKSDSAMSGQSNLAEAKAVDSHKEVNGEPELNSINSRLLETTGNNEIKRIGENVKKRGYEEVDQSSGQMDSESKSSLSQINGKTVSADSASPVQGDKSDPEKEPVKSLMNGNLSRNDLSSVAHPPPLKVPKLENHVEDKAESLNSGDYSAVTSEGSLPVKLESSSTSFHSSSTTDNCTSREDVKTSIANDSSKEPQKSSMHDTSNSSSKTPSAESSSVSSDTVSATPLLGLAAPVSLRRKPSDAKTTAPVSTTAGSMTISKEYSTRDRVSLLRFSKSKKARSGTALPSYRKFVTKSSKKSIFVLPNDDLKRLGRKAGIKEVPIFSYNAKPATDIWPYPSPRPTFGISWRYRLQTVRSLAGVSLMLRLLWACLRWDDMAVKPSAAVGTTRKETTDTDIITTEIIRRRDVGPHGIRSEYCIRKIICPIGNRDTPKETPTPQRKGLRSSALRPKKQEPAKQTGPIAVETWVPEEELELWEIKAFAERVERDKSQGLDPSKTGGTLKTAEEVKAHLENQLKQARLAAQQKRLEQQKLSTTATTATTTTTTSTTAVSAPSTPTSTGQRMSPMTSGAKMVLASKLGSPAPFQQDKNFHQSFASWVKQGQNNSSSSSASAATAAGSIVAASEQTFQIAGGPVTVAGHVLATKLPLPANSKIVTLNVPSTQGAGVVQQKVLGIFPSGPPANLRTYSTLHPTTGNINLRAATSSIQQKATTTVSQTPGATGNQMTSTTVRIPAAAQQGQPTAVQMGHTQPAVTAASGMPSAPRTAGLPASSGPVTTTPGQAPRPQQGQVKLTMAQLMQLTQSAQGGNPGLTVVIQGQGQTQGQLQIIPQGVTVIPGPGQQLMQAAMPNGQIQRFLFTPMPPSSTVSTSSPMNATPTKPTTTPSPQTLTSSPPQVRAAAQVQTTPSALAQTQMTAPLPAPTHVGSPSPKPSCAPSPASVPGQNQVTSPVTPTPQASPQGHITAASSVPAQAHMSSPVPSLAQPSTQVLTPPPSVVAHPQVVRSVGDSPQNLNPSYKPGFSSTPTQIQAIPQTPISTHTAGSPPAQTQTASSPPILGHTALQTQVQFQPQSVCSPPGLTSTHLQMQTSSPVSAPVSVRPAVQVSPQVPVSASLPSPVQIPMPALAPVSAPVIAVVSTQVSIPFPAKAPTQIQAAPSAPLHAAMASAVVTPVTATSTIPSVAALIEQRAAQPKNWTPSSSSQAPAQAVTPVTPPAMASVPSSAPAPVSIHSPIAPSPQTSQTPHSQVLVQHPTIVSVQQVSHVAGSAVQVSMKGLPVSSVVSAVRPAQIQTCSQVQQIPHLQPQIQAPIQSQIRVQFQPQAQIQPQTQQSPQPQVQPLTQVQSPPMQLQARTQPQYHPQVQAAFQTQPQPTQQPLIQSQPPAQPQAQTPLQPQQIQTQLHTQVQIQQQQQNQILAQSPQKPHVHVQTQVQTQPQFQVQSPPPTQVPQPLQVQPHGQVQAKLQVQFQPQSQPQVQAQPQLQVQSPIRHQLITVSGLQQPVQLLSALPPHVAAQIQAQIQAQAQQQGGTVPQQIKLQLPIQIQQAGGQIQAHQIQNMVTIQAPASIQEQLQRLQQQQQQQQQQQQQQQQQQPPKKKKHNEAKREPKDQNLHVISPKDGIQKPMAVKQNASAEQLKQRKSLAAAEREENQRMIVCNQVMKFILDKIEKDEKQAAKKRKKEEVVEQKRSKQNATKLTALLYKHKEQLKAEILKKRALLDKELQLQVQEELRRDLARLQREKEKARAAIAQAAAATIKAASSHPSHLAHTSHSSHSSQSSASSSHKRKREEERDKDKGRDRDRHHEKNKKRDREKDRERHRDRDKERERERERDRHRDRDRDKEKEQDGDAEQDSGSLKHKKKKKKLSSTSKDHKKDTKLYCICKTPYDESKFYIGCDLCSNWFHGACVGITEKEAKKLEDFVCNDCKRGQEGQSNEELYCICRTPYDDTQFYIGCDRCQNWYHGRCVGILQSEANHIDVYVCPQCQSTEDAMTVLSPLTDRDYDGLKRILRSLQSHKMAWPFLEPVDPHDAPDYYRVIKEPMDFSTMETRLQKRHYQKLTEFVADVTKIFDNCRYYNPNDTPFFQCAEVLEAFFVQKLKGFKASRLSDS; encoded by the exons ATGAGAGGGAAAAGGGGCAGGCCGCCCAAACCGCTACAAACCGACGAGGCATCCCCAGCTGCAACCCGGGGTCTGCGACCCAGGAGGAACCTGAAGCCCAGGTTTAGAGATAGCGGGGATGAGGACGCCGAAAGCCCGACGAGGGAGCCCCCCAAAACGGCCAGAAAGAGGAAGGCAACGTCAACACGGGGCAGGGGACGAGGCAGAGGTGGcggtggaggaagaggaggcagaggtGGTCGCGGTGGAAGACGGACTGCTGTGTCCAAAACAGTGGTGTACGACGACCACGAGAGTGACGAGGAGGACGATGCTGTGAGTTTACGGTCGGAGGAGGACGAGTTTGTTGAAGAGGCACCTCAGTCCGAGGAAGACGAGGCCCTCAATGAGGAGTCTGACTGCCTGGAAGATGATGTGCTGGACGAGGAAGAGGATGGTGCCAGCTTCTGCACAGAGAGTAGCTTTCGGAGCCAGAGCACTCACGCCAGCACTCCCG GAAAGAAGAAGTTACGGGCTCCCCGTCCTCGCACTCCAGTTCTGGAAGACAAGGAAATCCCTCTTCTTGAGCTTCCGGAGACCTCTGAGGATCTCTTGGTGCCCAGTGTGGAGCTGCTCAACATCAGCTCCATCTATGAGGTGCTGCGGAACTTCAGCTCGGTCCTGCGTCTCTCCCCGTTCCGCTTTGAGGACTTCTGCGCCGCCTTGGTCGGCCAGGAGCAATGCACGTTGATAGCGGAGATGCACATCTCCCTGCTGAAGGCCATCCTACGCGAGGAAGACTCCTCCAACACTACTTTTGGTCCCGCTGACCTGAAGGACAGCGTCAACTCTACTCTGTACTTTATCGACGGCATGACCTGGCCCGAGGTTTTGCGGGCGTACTGTGAAAGCGACAAAGAGTTCCACCATGTTCTGCCGTACTTGGAGACAGATGAATATCCGTGCGGTTCTCTCGAAAGCAAGGTTAAGGTGCTACAGTTCTTAGTAGACCAGTTCCTCACCACTAACATTGCCCGCGAGGAGCTCATGTCCGACGGCAGCATGCAGTACGACGACCACTGCCGCGTGTGCCACCGTCTGGGAGACTTGCTGTGTTGCGAGACGTGTTCTGCCGTCTACCACCTGGAGTGTGTTAAACCGCCGCTGGAAGAGGTTCCAGAAGATGAATGGCAGTGTGAGGTTTGCGTGGCGCACAAGGTGTCTGGAGTCACGGACTGTGTGACCGAGGCACAGAAAAACAGGCCCTACATCCGCCAGGAACCCATCGGATACGATCGCCACCAGAGGAAATACTGGTTCCTAAATCGAAGGATTGTTAT TGAAGAAGATGGGGAGTGCgagaagaaaaatatctggTACTACAGCAGCAAGGCACAGCTGGAGGAGCTCGTCGAGGGTCTGGACAAGGAGTACTGGGAGACGGACCTCCACGCCACCCTGGAGGAGATGAAGGAGGAAATGCACGCTCACATGGACATCACAGAAGATCTTACCAACCGAGCTCGTGGAAGCAACAAGGCCTACCTCACCGCCGTCAACG AGGTGTCCGCGGAGCGTTTGAAGATCAGGCGAGAAGAGCAGGAGGCAAAGAAACGAACGGCGGAGGGGAAGAAGGAAGCAGAAGGGGGCTCCGTAAACACGACCGAGCTCccgacacagaaaaacaaagtggaGGACGGCGAGCCCACAGAAGACACTAGTTCacaag CAGCTACCGCTCAGCCTCCTGCAGAGGAGACACGCGTGTCCGATTCCTCTGCCTCCCAGGACGCAGCTGCACCCAACACTGAATCTCTAGAGCCAAACAATGAAACGGCTCAAACTGAGAACCACGAGGACTTAACTCAACTGGCAACAAAGGGACAGACAG ACGAGCAGCAGAAGTCTGAGTCCACATGCGAAGACGCAGAAGGTGATGAATCGTCGTCACCGAGCCGAAACAAATCACACGAGCGGCCGTGTCAGCTAGACGCGCCCAGCGACGGGGACCCGCTCTCTGCACCCAGGGGCCTCAAGAAGGTGGAGCCCCCCGATCTGGCCGACAGGTCCTCCCGGTCCTCCTTTACCAGCCAGGATGGGACCG AGGACTATAATGAAAGGATGAAGAAGGAGAGCGGAGCAGGACACGAACCGAAAAATCTAATACAGAAAGGCAACGAAGGG TCGTCTCCCACTGCCAACACGTCGCTCCTCACCTTCCTGAAAAGGGACCTGGCGGTGAATTTGAACAACCTGTTCAAGCTGGGTCAGGAGGGCAAATACAGGGTATACCAGAACCAGTACAGTACCAACACCTTGGCGCTCAACAAGCATCAGCACCGCGAGGACTACGACAAGAAGCGCCACCTCTCGCACAAGTTCAGCCTGACCACGGCGTCCGAGTTCAAGTGGAACGGCTCCATCCACGGGGCGCGGAGCCTGACGGTCGCCACGCTGCGCCTCACCATCATCCAGCTGGAAACCAACGTCCCCGGACCGTTCATGCACCCCAACTGGGCGTCGCACAG gACCAACTGGAACAAAGCAGTACAGATGTGCAGCAAGGCCAGGGAATTTGCTCTGGCCTTGGCCATCCTGGAGTGCGCAATCAAACCGGTCGTCATGCTGCCCATCTGGAAGGACTCTCTCGGCCACACGAG AATGCACCGGATGACTTCCATGGAACGGGACGAGAAGGAGAAGGTGAAGAAACGAGAGAAAAAACTTGAGGATGAAGAGACTTTGCAGCAGGCGACGTGGGTGAAGTACACCATCCCCATCAAACACCAG gTGTGGAAGCAAAAAGGGGAAGAGTACAGAGTAACAGGATATGGTGGTTGGATCTGGGTCAGTAAGACGCACGTGCCGCGCTTCGTTCCAAAGCTGCCGGGGAACACAAACGTAAACTACCGCAAGGAAATGGAAG ctaAATCAAGAAAAAGTGCAACAGCTTCCATGAAAACTGAggatttaaaagaaactgaGAAGCAGGTTCCTGAGAGTGCAGAGGTCAAGGAGCAGGAACCCGACTCATTGTCCCAGGATGCATCTGTGGTTAATGGCAGCCAACCCCTCGGCAACAACGTGGAGGACATTTCTGTAAAAGATGAGCAATCAAAACCTGCTGgtgaagagaaagaggaggaaaaaatggaTGTCGACAAGAAAG ATGAAGTCGAAAGCAGCTGTCCTTCCCTGGCTACCGCAGTAAGGGAAACATCACAGGCACCGGAAGAACCCAAAACCGAGGAGATCCCCGCTAAAATCTTCTACGACGTCGTGAACGTCAGCGAGGGTTTCCAGCTGCGAACAGCCTACAAGAAGAAAGTAAAGCCGTCCAAACTGGACGGGTTGCTGGAGCGGCGGGTCAAGCAGTTCACcctggaggagaagcagagacTCGAGCGGATGAGGCAGGCAACCCTCCTGTCAAAGACGACGGCCGCGAAACCCGCCGCCGGCGTCAAGATGGAAGGAACGGCAAACGCCAAGCAGCAGCTGGCTCTGCCCTCAAGCGTTAAAACggaggagaaggaagaaaacCTACGAGGGCCAGATCCTGTCGTCAAAAAGCTCGACTTTGATGAGGAGAGCACAAACTCAAAGGCGGACGTCAAATCTGATTCCGCCATGTCCGGCCAGAGTAACTTGGCCGAGGCGAAGGCCGTTGACTCTCATAAGGAAGTGAACGGAGAGCCGGAACTCAACAGCATCAACAGTCGTCTGCTGGAGACGACGGGGAACAACGAAATAAAGAGAATCGGAGAGAATGTCAAGAAGCGGGGGTACGAAGAAGTGGATCAAAGCAGCGGACAAATGGACTCGGAAAGCAAAAGTAGTCTTTCACAAATAAACGGCAAAACCGTCTCCGCAGACTCCGCCTCTCCGGTCCAGGGCGACAAGTCGGATCCCGAGAAAGAGCCCGTCAAGTCTTTGATGAACGGGAACCTCTCACGAAACGATCTGTCCAGCGTAGCACACCCGCCACCACTGAAAGTCCCCAAATTGGAGAACCACGTTGAGGACAAGGCAGAGTCTCTGAACAGCGGTGATTATTCAGCCGTAACGAGTGAGGGGTCGCTGCCTGTCAAGCTGGAATCGTCCAGTACGTCTTTCCACAGCAGTAGTACTACAGACAATTGCACATCTAGAGAGGATGTAAAGACCTCAATCGCTAACGACTCCTCAAAGGAGCCTCAGAAATCTTCTATGCACGACACATCCAACAGCTCCAGTAAAACTCCCTCAGCAGAAAGTAGCTCGGTTTCCTCCGATACCGTTTCTGCTACCCCCCTACTGGGCCTAGCGGCACCCGTCTCCCTGAGGAGAAAACCCAGCGATGCCAAAACCACTGCGCCCGTCTCCACGACGGCTGGCTCCATGACGATCAGTAAAGAATACTCCACAAGAGACAGGGTCAGCTTGCTGCGGTTCTCCAAGTCCAAGAAGGCGCGCTCTGGCACGGCGCTGCCGTCCTACCGCAAGTTTGTCACCAAGAGTAGCAAGAAGAGCATTTTTGTACTGCCTAATGATGACCTGAAGAGGCTGGGGAGGAAGGCGGGCATCAAGGAAGTGCCCATCTTCAGCTACAATGCCAAGCCGGCCACCGATATCTGGCCCTACCCTTCGCCTCGGCCCACCTTTGGGATCTCATGGAG ataccGTCTTCAGACTGTGAGGTCACTGGCAGGCGTTAGCTTGATGCTAAGGCTGCTGTGGGCCTGCCTCAGGTGGGACGACATGGCTGTGAAGCCTTCTGCTGCGGTGGGAACGACTCGGAAAG AAACTACAGACACAGACATAATCACGACAGAGATTATTCGACGGAGGGACGTCGGGCCCCATGGCATTCGCTCAGAGTATTGCATCAGGAAGATCATCTGCCCCATCGGAAACAGGGACACTCCCAAAG AAACTCCAACTCCTCAAAGGAAAGGTCTGCGCTCGAGTGCCTTGAGGCCTAAAAAGCAGGAGCCGGCCAAACAGACGGGGCCTATCGCTGTGGAGACGTGGGTccctgaggaggagctggagcttTGGGAAATAAAAGCCTTCGCAGAGAG AGTGGAAAGAGACAAGTCACAAGGCTTAGATCCATCCAAAACCGGCGGGACTCTGAAGACCGCAGAGGAAGTGAAGGCCCATTTGGAGAATCAGCTGAAGCAGGCCAGACTGGCGGCCCAGCAG aaaCGTCTCGAGCAGCAAAAACTCAGCACAACCGCCACTACTGCCacgaccaccaccaccaccagcacaACCGCAGTCAGCGCTCCCAGTACACCGACCTCCACCGGCCAGAGGATGAGTCCAATGACATCTGGAGCCAAGATGGTCCTGGCCTCCAAACTGGGCTCCCCGGCtcccttccagcaggacaagaACTTCCACCAGTCCTTCGCTTCCTGGGTGAAGCAGGGCcagaacaacagcagcagcagctcag CCTCGGCGGCCACGGCGGCCGGCAGCATTGTCGCCGCCTCAGAGCAAACCTTCCAGATCGCTGGCGGCCCAGTGACTGTGGCCGGCCACGTCCTCGCCACCAAACTGCCGCTGCCCGCTAACAGCAAGATTGTCACACTCAATGTGCCTTCTACTCAAGGAG CAGGTGTAGTTCAACAGAAGGTTCTGGGCATCTTCCCTTCTGGACCTCCAGCAAACCTCCGGACGTACAGCACATTACATCCAACAACTGGGAACATCAACCTCAGAGCCGCAACCTCCAGCATCCAGCAAAAG GCCACAACAACAGTAAGCCAGACACCCGGTGCAACAGGGAACCAAATGACTTCAACAACGGTTCGaattccagcagcagctcagcaag GTCAGCCGACTGCAGTCCAGATGGGTCACACTCAGCCTGCAGTCACAGCCGCCTCCGGTATGCCTTCCGCTCCCAGAACTGCAGGCCTGCCAGCCTCTTCGGGTCCAGTCACCACGACTCCCGGACAGGCCCCGAGGCCGCAGCAGGGCCAAGTAAAACTCACCATGGCTCAACTCATGCAGCTGACGCAGAGCGCACAG ggGGGGAACCCGGGTCTGACTGTGGTGATCCAGGGTCAAGGCCAGACCCAGGGACAGCTTCAGATCATCCCGCAGGGTGTTACGGTCATCCCCGGACCCGGTCAGCAGCTAATGCAGGCAGCCATGCCCAATGGACAGATCCAGCGCTTCCTCTTCACTCCCATGCCCCCGTCGTCAACCGTTTCAACTTCATCCCCCATGAACGCTACCCCTACAAAGCCCACCACAACTCCAAGCCCTCAAACCCTAACATCTTCTCCTCCTCAAGTGCGAGCCGCAGCCCAAGTCCAGACGACTCCATCAGCCTTAGCCCAAACGCAAATGACCGCGCCTCTTCCTGCCCCTACACACGTCGGGAGCCCCTCACCAAAGCCGAGCTGTGCCCCCAGCCCAGCTTCTGTTCCTGGCCAGAACCAAGTCACGTCCCCTGTGACGCCTACACCTCAAGCCTCTCCACAAGGACACATTACAGCTGCTTCATCCGTCCCCGCACAGGCACATATGTCTTCTCCAGTGCCTTCTTTAGCACAGCCTTCCACACAGGTGTTAACCCCCCCGCCATCAGTTGTTGCACACCCGCAAGTGGTGAGATCTGTCGGTGACTCTCCACAAAACCTCAACCCAAGTTATAAACCAGGCTTCTCCTCCACCCCCACACAAATCCAAGCCATCCCTCAAACCCCAATCTCCACCCATACAGCAGGTTCACCTCCAGCACAAACCCAAACTGCAAGTTCCCCTCCCATACTGGGACACACTGCTCTCCAAACCCAAGTCCAGTTCCAGCCCCAGTCTGTCTGCTCACCTCCAGGCTTGACCTCAACCCACCTCCAGATGCAGACCTCGAGTCCCGTGTCTGCTCCAGTGTCGGTCAGGCCAGCTGTCCAGGTCTCACCCCAGGTTCCCGTTTCTGCCTCGCTACCTTCGCCTGTCCAAATACCAATGCCGGCCCTGGCGCCCGTCTCAGCTCCTGTTATAGCTGTCGTGTCCACCCAGGTTTCCATCCCTTTCCCAGCCAAAGCTCCAACCCAAATACAGGCCGCACCTTCTGCGCCCCTTCATGCAGCCATGGCAAGCGCTGTTGTCACACCTGTCACAGCCACGTCTACCATACCTTCAGTGGCAG CTCTGATAGAACAGAGGGCAGCTCAGCCCAAAAACTGGACTCCATCATCGTCTTCGCAGGCTCCAGCTCAGGCTGTAACTCCAGTCACACCACCCGCCATGGCCTCCGTTCCTTCGTCTGCTCCCGCACCAGTCTCCATTCACTCGCCCATCGCTCCTTCGCCTCAGACGTCTCAGACTCCACACTCCCAAGTGCTGGTCCAGCATCCTACCATTGTATCTGTGCAGCAGGTGTCCCACGTGGCAGGATCAGCGGTGCAGGTCAGCATGAAGGGGTTACCCGTTTCCTCCGTTGTGTCCGCCGTAAGGCCCGCGCAGATCCAGACCTGCAGCCAAGTCCAGCAGATTCCACACCTCCAGCCTCAAATTCAAGCTCCAATTCAGTCCCAGATCAGAGTTCAGTTCCAACCGCAGGCTCAAATACAGCCACAAACACAACAATCGCCTCAACCCCAAGTGCAACCCCTTACTCAGGTTCAGTCCCCCCCCATGCAGCTCCAGGCCAGGACGCAGCCTCAGTACCACCCCCAGGTTCAAGCTGCGTTTCAGACGCAACCTCAGCCGACGCAACAGCCTCTGATTCAGTCGCAGCCTCCGGCGCAACCTCAAGCCCAGACTCCGCTTCAGCCGCAGCAGATCCAAACCCAACTCCACACCCAGGTCcagatccagcagcagcagcaaaaccagATTCTCGCCCAAAGTCCGCAGAAACCCCACGTCCACGTTCAAACCCAGGTCCAAACTCAGCCTCAGTTTCAGGTGCAGTCGCCGCCACCGACCCAAGTCCCCCAACCGCTGCAGGTCCAGCCCCACGGCCAGGTCCAAGCTAAGCTCCAGGTCCAGTTCCAGCCTCAGAGCCAGCCTCAAGTTCAAGCGCAGCCTCAGTTGCAGGTCCAGTCTCCCATCAGGCACCAGCTCATCACCGTGTCGGGCCTCCAGCAGCCGGTGCAGCTGCTCTCCGCCCTGCCGCCTCACGTCGCCGCCCAGATCCAAGCCCAGATCCAGGCGCAGGCTCAGCAGCAGGGGGGCACGGTCCCCCAGCAAATCAAGCTGCAGCTGCCCATCCAGATCCAACAGGCTGGGGGCCAGATCCAAGCCCACCAGATCCAGAACATGGTGACCATACAGGCACCAGCGAGCATTCAGGAGCAGCTTCAGAgattgcagcagcagcagcagcagcaacaacagcagcagcagcagcagcagcagcaacaaccaccaaagaagaagaaacataaCGAGGCTAAAAGGGAACCCAAAGACCAGAACCTGCATGTCATTAGTCCTAAAGATGGCATTCAGAAACCG ATGGCAGTAAAGCAAAATGCTTCAGCAGAACAACTAAAACAAAGGAAGAGCCTGGCTGCAGCAGAGCGGGAGGAGAACCAGAG AATGATCGTGTGCAACCAGGTGATGAAGTTCATCCTGGACAAGATTGAGAAGGACGAGAAGCAGGCTGcgaagaaaaggaagaaggaGGAAGTGGTTGAGCAGAAGCGCTCCAAGCAGAACGCCACCAAGCTGACCGCTCTGCTGTACAAgcacaaagaacagctgaaggCCGAGATCCTGAAAAAGAGGGCGCTGCTGGacaaagagctgcagctgcaagTTCAG GAGGAGCTGAGGCGGGACCTGGCCAGGCTGCAGAGGGAAAAGGAGAAGGCGCGCGCCGCCATCGCCCAGGCCGCCGCGGCAACCATCAAGGCAGCCTCCTCCCACCCGTCACACCTCGCCCACACGTCGCACTCCTCTCACAGCTCCCAATCCTCCGCGTCCTCGTCCCACAAGCGGAAGCGGGAGGAGGAGCGGGACAAGGACAAAGGCAGGGACAGGGACAGGCACCACGAGAAGAACAAGAAGCGGGACCGGGAGAAGGACAGGGAGCGACACCGAGACCGGGACAAAGAGCGGGAGCGCGAAAGAGAGCGCGACAGACACCGGGACAGAGATCGGGACAAGGAAAAGGAGCAGGACGGCGACGCGGAGCAGGATTCCGGCTCGCTgaaacacaagaagaagaagaagaagctgtcTTCTACCTCAAAGGACCACAAGAAGGACACCAAGCTGTACTGCATCTGCAAGACGCCGTACGACGAGTCCAA GTTCTACATCGGGTGCGATCTTTGCTCCAACTGGTTCCACGGCGCCTGTGTGGGAATCACGGAAAAGGAGGCCAAGAAGCTGGAGGACTTTGTGTGTAACGACTGCAAACGCGGCCAGGAGGGGCAGAGCAACGAGGAGCTGTACTGCATCTGTCGGACGCCGTACGACGACACGCA GTTCTACATCGGCTGCGACCGCTGCCAGAACTGGTACCACGGGCGCTGTGTGGGCATCCTGCAGAGCGAAGCCAATCACATCGACGTGTACGTGTGTCCGCAGTGCCAGTCCACGGAGGACGCGATGACGGTGCTGTCGCCGCTCACCGACAGAGACTACGATGGGCTGAAAAGAATATTACGGTCATTACAG TCTCACAAAATGGCGTGGCCTTTTCTCGAGCCGGTGGATCCCCACGATGCACCGGATTATTACCGCGTGATCAAGGAGCCGATGG ATTTTTCCACAATGGAAACCCGTTTGCAAAAGCGACATTACCAGAAGCTCACAGAGTTCGTGGCGGACGTGACCAAAATCTTCGACAACTGCCGCTACTACAACCCCAACGACACGCCCTTCTTTCAGTGCGCCGAGGTGCTCGAAGCCTTCTTTGTACAGAAGCTGAAAGGTTTCAAGGCCAGCAG ATTGTCTGATTCTTAA